One Thioclava sp. ES.031 genomic window, GGCCCCTTCGCCCCCAGCCGCTGCGCCAGAAGCCGCGAGACCTGCCCCACCATCTGATTGATCTTCTCCGGCCCCATCCGGCCCTCTCCCTTACGCCGCGTTCAGCAATTCCGCACCGGACGCTATCCGCCGCGCGAGATCAGCGCAACTGCGCGCATGGCCGCAGATTTTTTCGCATCCGCTCTGGAAGCCCCCGAGCGGCGATCTAGCTTAGCCCCATGTTGAACACGACCCCCTACTCCTCCGACAGCAATCCCGGCGCGCGACCGCTGATCATCGCCCCCGGTCTTTTCGGATCGGCCCGGAACTGGAACGCGATCGCCAAACGGCTGAGCGCGGACCGCCCCGTCATCGCGCTCGATATGCGCAATCACGGCGACAGCTTCTGGGACGACGATCACAGCTATCAGGCGATGGCCGACGACATCGCCGAGGTGATCGAGGCGAATGGCGGGGTCGCGGATGTGCTGGGCCATTCGATGGGCGGCAAGGCGGCGATGACGCTCGCCCTGACGCGACCGCAACTCGTCGCGCATCTCATCGTCGCGGATATCGCGCCCGAGAACTACGACCACGGCGACAACCACAGCGCGCTGATCGAGGCGATGCAGGGGATGGATATCGCCGATCTCACCTCGCGCTCCGCCGCGGATGAGCGGCTGGGAGAGCAGGTCTTCGATCCGGGCACCCGCGCCTTCCTGCTGCAATCTCTGGTGCTGCGCGACGGCCCGCCCCGCTGGAAGTTCAACCTTGCCGCGCTGAAGGCGAATATGGACGACATCCTCGGCTGGCCCGAGGCGCTGGACGGCAAGCAGTACGACGGCCCGACGCTGTTCCTGTCGGGCGCGGACTCGCATTACGTGCGGCCCGAAATGCACGACCGTATCCGCGGCTTCTTCCCGCAGGCGCGTTTCGAGGAAATCGACAATGCGGGGCACTGGCTGCACGCCGAGAAGCCCCGCGAGTTCGAAGCCGACGTGGCGCGTTTCCTCGACTCGACGAGCTGAGGAAACCCCGCCGCTTCGATCACGCCCCCGGCTTCATCATCCGACGGATCAGGTGATCGCGCTTGACGTATTGGTGATAGAGCGCGGCCGCCACATGCAGCCCGGCCAGCCACAGCAACAGGGTCGTCAGGATCGAGTGCGTCTCTGCCGCCCATCCAAGCTGCCCGTAATAGGCCACGAGCCCC contains:
- a CDS encoding alpha/beta fold hydrolase yields the protein MLNTTPYSSDSNPGARPLIIAPGLFGSARNWNAIAKRLSADRPVIALDMRNHGDSFWDDDHSYQAMADDIAEVIEANGGVADVLGHSMGGKAAMTLALTRPQLVAHLIVADIAPENYDHGDNHSALIEAMQGMDIADLTSRSAADERLGEQVFDPGTRAFLLQSLVLRDGPPRWKFNLAALKANMDDILGWPEALDGKQYDGPTLFLSGADSHYVRPEMHDRIRGFFPQARFEEIDNAGHWLHAEKPREFEADVARFLDSTS